Proteins encoded together in one Mastacembelus armatus chromosome 15, fMasArm1.2, whole genome shotgun sequence window:
- the kif20ba gene encoding kinesin-like protein KIF20B: MESCPNSKAEKGEQVEMDLSPEIPDQQRSSIEDREHLQVYLRVRPFTSAESDNGESQDCVTIEPPDTVLLKSPSLSLSSRLSTDKSLPQTGQRFQFSQVYGSETTQRALFEGTVKDLVKDVLEGGNSLVFTYGVTNAGKTFTFLGPEADPGILPRSLEVIFSSIDKQVFTGMSIKPHRCREFTRLTSEQQAEEAAFKRNLFRQLSESEKSNSCLLNSTHKTFLEGSSMGMIVAAQDKISLKVEKDTKFSVWVSFCEIYNENIHDLLEVGPSGAQRRTALRLSQDVKGNAFVKDLRWVQVNTAEEAYKVMKLGKKNQSFSSTRLNQLSSRSHSIFSVRILKVEDIGTPRIRAVSELCLCDLAGSERCAKTQNKGERLKEAGNINTSLLILGKCINALRHNQQAKLLQHVPFRESKLTHYLQGFFCGRGKACMIVNINQCASMYDETLNVLKFSAVAQKVVVLSTRPLPIMAQRSTSEVSFVNAERKTVRDSRRSSLIGWESSLEDVQEDDNDESEDDNSLMDHTNSEDDGNENDDKMLICKKTHQRQVALLKQLQVQLKKERAESLLMEARVREEISQEFSELFSEMQNDYDERLMREREILEERAERRLEIFKNLIDKMATSGPSQDAQSMDKSLDSCSSELVDIRKSSEAAHKCVCSGQAGPQGVRSDAVEELESEVLEMNEHQGTALQHFTPDDKGEASGAENEEKRELLLQLQEMSSKVARLEKQVASGAKDSQGGSLPVEEGLSCEREQLKEVLAALEKGKRARENDLAALEYQTAGKEEALAFLEEERKAKEEARSTLTELKRSKDEVLSSLEEERKDKEKAMAALEAESRAKEAAMTSLAEVTRGREEALAALSEERSGKKEAESILELQRKENRRLAEEKEEMQQEADALQHEVKGLTAKLEAAERQVTKETERAEQAFVQLQSVQAQLDQQSKETQEKTSQIHSLMQEVQGLKQELQTSAASSAGLSDQLREELSELRKNLADEKEKSEIKHRKIQDLEHELQQAKEQLARKQLLSGQQLEEFTEKRNQQEVEELKKQLQEQEEMSQQSLVELRSKLERQEQASKEELEQLRAKLEEQAQASEKLNENLREQEVMSQQQLEEVKHKLSEQKETFDKLLDDLKRKCGEQEQTAELLRAELQEARSKVSNRSSGSDKGNLRRLNSDLHTEVASLRTKVSNLEQTRESPCTTEANEASLEVDRTLKQNDTQMQEKLAELEKKLLEKEALVTSLQKSLQKAQQRQEEEESQAVQEARRREVERRRELLAVAHEAIAQKDAELEKKAEEISRLKQEAEKVKSLSLDLQRKEDDSSDLREKLADYKKQIQQVQKEISTMREEEKVLRQKLTDMEKAKKQLQSDISTRDRTIQQLKLEQTSDTKSDQTLQLYQQACKDLEAKERVMQDMRLALTEQEETQEQMEQLLEEKLDLIQELSSEVEKLKGMSLQQHSGGDAHSRAHGPSDDLTLAQQEAARAQESLKLCTEKHQVERRKWLEEKLFLIGQAKEAEDKRNQEMRKFADDRERYARQQNQLESLSSQLAEKEQTMEKWRKERDTLVAALEVQLHKLLSNQAEKDKLIQQLRQSNTQPPQEGGVGGDVAAELQAALCEREAEILQLKEELKALTARQENTVTQTKSMESPATLDGKPPSETINKRSGGQRDTRASVSSQGSAGYPSVLDSSEISTENGRASRFPRPELEISFSPLQPNRVALRRQGDESAVTVKITRSARKRKSGEMEKDEVEAENRRNTRTKLTPKLTPHQELSSPGGRHESQSSIRSRTEGTLQKIGDFLQSSPTLLGTKAKKMMGLVSGRADAESAASSSSSSSLSQKKKKKKLYRPEISSPMDMPSHPIISREPEEKVSDHQIIKRRLRSRIVK; encoded by the exons ATGGAATCATGCCCAAACAGCAAGGCTGAGAAAGGGGAACAGGTAGAAATGGACCTGTCACCTGAAATACCAGACCAACAG CGTTCTAGCATAGAGGACAGGGAACACCTTCAGGTCTATCTTCGTGTCCGACCCTTCACCTCAGCAGAGAGCGATAACGGAGAGTCGCAG GATTGTGTTACCATTGAGCCCCCTGACACTGTTCTCCTCAAGTCTCCCAGTTTGTCGCTCTCATCAAGGCTCAGTACTGACAAGTCACTTCCACAGACTGGACAGCGCTTCCAGTTTTCTCAG GTGTATGGTTCAGAGACAACACAGAGAGCGCTTTTTGAAGGCACAGTAAAAGATTTGGTGAAAGATGTTCTTGAAGGTGGAAACTCTCTGGTTTTCACTTATGGAGTCACTAATGCTGGGAAGACCTTTACATTTTTAG GTCCAGAGGCTGATCCTGGCATCCTTCCCAGGTCTCTTGAGGTAATCTTTAGCAGTATTGATAAACAGGTTTTCACCGGAATGAGCATCAAGCCTCATCGCTGCCGAGAGTTTACAAGACTCACCAGCGAGCAGCAGGCAGAGGAAGCAGCCTTCAAGAGAAACCTCTTCAGACAACTCAGTGAG AGTGAGAAGAGCAACTCTTGCCTGTTGAATTCCACCCATAAGACTTTCCTTGAAg gcTCCTCCATGGGGATGATTGTAGCAGCACAGGACAAAATCAGTCTGAAGGTGGAGAAAGACACAAAGTTTTCTGTTTGGGTCTCGTTTTGTGAAATCtacaatgaaaacattcatgACCTCCTGGAGGTGGGACCCAGTGGGGCCCAGAGGCGGACTGCATTGCGCCTGTCACAGGATGTCAAAGGCAATGCCTTTGTCAAAG ATCTGCGCTGGGTTCAGGTAAATACTGCAGAAGAAGCTTACAAGGTAATGAAGCTgggcaagaagaaccagagcTTCTCCTCCACCCGACTCAACCAGCTCTCCAGCAGAAG CCATAGTATATTTTCTGTTCGCATTTTGAAGGTGGAAGATATAGGGACTCCGAGAATCCGCGCAGTCAGCGA gttgtgtctgtgtgacctGGCTGGCTCAGAGCGATGCGCCAAGACCCAGAATAAAGGGGAGCGTTTGAAAGAAGCTGGAAACATCAACACCTCGCTACTCATCCTAGGAAAATGCATCAACGCACTTCGACACAATCAGCAGGCCAA GCTGCTTCAGCATGTTCCTTTCAGGGAAAGCAAGCTGACCCACTACCTGCAGGGCTTTTTCTGTGGTCGAGGTAAAGCCTGTATGATCGTCAACATCAACCAATGCGCCTCCATGTATGATGAGACTCTTAACGTCCTCAAATTCTCTGCTGTAGCCCAGAAG GTTGTAGTTCTGTCCACCAGGCCTCTGCCCATCATGGCCCAGAGGTCCACAAGTGAGGTGTCCTTCGTCAATGCTGAGAGGAAGACTGTTCGTGACAGCAGGAGGAGCTCCCTGATTGGCTGGGAGAGCAGCCTAGAGGATGTGCAG GAGGATGACAATGATGAGTCTGAAGATGACAACAGTCTGATGGACCACACTAACAGTGAAGACGACGGCAATGAaaatgatgataaaatgctCATCTGTAAAAAGACACACCAG CGCCAGGTGGCGCTGTTGAAACAGCTGCAGGTGcagttgaagaaggagagggcGGAGAGTCTGCTCATGGAGGCACGGGTCAGGGAGGAAATCAGCCAAGAGTTCTCCGAGCTTTTCTCTGAGATGCAGAATGACTACGA TGAACGTCtgatgagggagagagaaatcCTGGAGGAGCGAGCAGAAAGGAGGCTCGAGATCTTCAAGAACCTTATTGACAAAATGGCCACATCTGGACCCAGTCAAGACGCACAGTCCATG GACAAATCTCTGGACTCCTGTTCTTCTGAATTGGTTGACATAAGGAAGAGCAGTGAGGCTGctcataaatgtgtgtgttcaggccAAGCAGGGCCCCAGGGAGTCAGAAGCGACGCTGTAGAGGAACTGGAGAGCGAAGTGCTGGAAATGAACGAGCATCAGGGGACAGCCCTGCAGCATTTCACTCCTGATGATAAAG GTGAAGCCAGCGGAGCAGAGaatgaggagaaaagagaaCTACTTCTTCAGCTCCAGGAGATGTCATCAAAGGTTGCCCGGCTGGAGAAACAAGTGGCCTCAGGAGCCAAGGACTCCCAGGGCGGCTCCTTACCTGTCGAGGAGGGGCTTTCCTGTGAGAGGGAACAGCTGAAG GAGGTGTTGGCTGCTCTTGAAAAGGGGAAGAGAGCCAGAGAAAATGACCTTGCTGCTTTGGAGTACCAGACTGCGGGAAAAGAGGAGGCACTGGCATTCttagaggaggagaggaaagcaaAGGAGGAGGCCCGATCCACACTTACGGAGCTGAAGCGAAGCAAAGATGAGGTGCTATCATCCCttgaggaagagagaaaagacaaagagaaagccATGGCAGCTCTTGAAGCTGAGAGCAGAGCCAAGGAGGCTGCCATGACATCCCTCGCCGAAGTGACGCGGGGCCGAGAGGAGGCACTTGCTGCACTTAGTGAAGAGAGGAGCGGTAAGAAGGAGGCTGAATCTATTCTAGAGCTTCAGAGGAAGGAGAACAGGAGGCTGgctgaggagaaagaagagatgcAACAGGAGGCTGATGCACTTCAACATGAAGTCAAAGGGCTGACTGCTAAACTGGAAGCTGCAGAGCGCCAG GTGACCAAGGAGACTGAGAGAGCTGAACAAGCTTTTGTCCAGCTACAGTCTGTTCAGGCACAACTGGACCAACAATCAAAGGAGACCCAGGAGAAAACTTCCCAGATCCACAGCCTGATGCAGGAAGTTCAGGGCCTGAAGCAGGAGCTTCAGACCTCTGCAGCGTCATCTGCAGGTCTCAGTGATCAGCTGAGAGAGGAACTGTCGGAGCTTAGGAAGAATCTGGctgatgaaaaagagaaaagtgagaTCAAGCACAGGAAGATACAGGACCTGGAGCACGAGTTACAGCAGGCAAAAGAACAACTGGCACGTAAACAGCTGCTCTCAGGACAGCAGCTGGAAGAGTTTACTGAGAAACGTAATCAGCAGGAAGTTGAAGAGTTAAAAAAGCAGCTTCAGGAGCAAGAAGAGATGTCACAGCAATCACTGGTTGAGCTCAGATCCAAGCTTGAACGTCAAGAACAGGCCTCCAAAGAAGAGCTAGAACAGCTGAGAGCGAAACTTGAGGAACAAGCACAGGCCTCAGAAAAGCTCAATGAGAATCTGCGTGAACAAGAAGTGATGtcccagcagcagctggaggaggtaaaacacaaactgagtgAACAGAAAGAGACTTTTGACAAGCTCTTAGATGACCTGAAGCGAAAATGCGGTGAGCAGGAGCAAACTGCAGAGCTGCTCAGGGCTGAGCTACAAGAAGCTAGATCTAAAGTTTCAAACAGGTCCTCTGGCTCCGACAAAGGAAATCTCAGGCGTTTGAATTCTGATCTTCATACTGAGGTAGCATCCCTGAGGACAAAGGTTTCCAACTTGGAGCAAACAAGGGAATCTCCTTGCACAACAGAAGCTAATGAAGCCTCTTTAGAGGTGGACAGAACCCTAAAACAGAATGACACACAGATGCAGGAGAAACTAGCAGAGCTGGAGAAAAAGCTGCTGGAAAAGGAAGCGCTGGTAACATCGCTGCAGAAGAGCCTGCAGAAGGCACAGCaaaggcaggaggaggaggagagccaGGCAGTCCAGGAGGCCCGGCGCAGGGAGGTGGAAAGGCGCAGAGAGCTGCTGGCTGTGGCACATGAGGCCATTGCTCAGAAGGATGCAGAGCTGGAGAAAAAAGCAGAGGAGATCAGCAG ACTAAagcaggaggcagagaaagTCAAGAGCCTCAGCCTTGACCTTCAGAGGAAGGAGGACGACTCTTCAGACCTCAGAGAGAAACTGGCTGACTACAAGAAGCAGATCCAGCAGGTCCAGAAAGAG ATATCGACCatgagagaagaggaaaaggtgCTGAGGCAGAAGCTGACTGACATGGAGAAAGCCAAGAAGCAGCTTCAGTCTGACATCTCCACCAGAGACAGAACCATCCAACAACTCAAACTG GAACAAACATCTGACACGAAGTCTGACCAAACACTTCAGCTCTACCAACAGGCCTGTAAAG ACCTTGAGGCGAAGGAGCGTGTGATGCAGGACATGCGTTTGGCCTTGACGGAGCAGGAGGAGACACAGGAGCAGATGGAACAACTTCTAGAGGAGAAACTTGACCTTATTCAAGAGCTGTCCAGTG AGGTGGAGAAATTAAAAGGGatgtcactgcagcagcacagtggcgGCGACGCACACAGTCGAGCCCACGGCCCATCAGATGACCTGACACTGGCCCAACAGGAAGCTGCACGGGCTCAGGAAAGCTTGAAG CTGTGTACAGAGAAACACCAGGTCGAACGCAGAAAGTGGCTGGAGGAGAAGCTGTTTCTGATTGGTCAAGCTAAAGAGGCAGAGGACAAGAGGAACCAGGAAATGAGGAAATTTGCAGACGACAGAGAACGATACGCTCGGCAGCAGAATCAGTTG GAGTCCTTGTCATCTCAGCTGGCTGAGAAGGAGCAGACCATGGAGAagtggaggaaggagagagacacTCTAGTAGCAGCTCTGGAGGTGCAGCTGCACAAGCTTCTCTCCAACcaagcagagaaagacaaactCATCCAACAGCTACGTCAAAGTAACACACAGCCACCACAAGAG ggtggtgttggtggtgaTGTGGCGGCAGAGCTGCAGGCTgctctgtgtgagagagaagcagagatcCTACAGCTGAAGGAAGAGCTGAAGGCCCTGACAGCCAGACAGGagaacacagtgacacag ACTAAAAGCATGGAGAGTCCTGCTACATTGGATGGGAAACCCCCGAGTGAAACCATCAACAAGAGGTCTGGAGGACAGAGGGATACCAGAGCATCAGTTAGTAGTCAG GGTTCAGCTGGTTATCCATCAGTGCTCGACTCCTCTGAGATATCCACGGAGAATGGCAGGGCGAGCCGCTTCCCCCGGCCTGAGCTGGAGATTTCCTTCAGCCCTCTGCAGCCAAACCGCGTGGCTCTGCGACGCCAAGGGGACGAGAGCGCAGTCACGGTTAAAATCACCCGCTCTGCCCGCAAGAGGAAGAGTGGGGAGATGGAGAAG
- the LOC113132112 gene encoding mas-related G-protein coupled receptor member B5-like has translation MKPDLNPINIIILVINSLGLILTVPAICGLFTVVRNDHVVPIYVINLLISDLIQICYMIVLEVDPENYHKNINPMIFIFDVMARAGFMMCVALERYLVIAWPHWYQFKRSVTVSVLISLIVWQCPFIPYLIGSLSSYTSIIIVTFFLLPLPVFVFSLVGTLKSLSAAISVSSEEKRQIVGAVVLVLCSYTLSVFVIIFFFFLGGNPALSLVFAICSSFSPLLDLVLYVFMGKGATDKLRALLCCCRKETQRPKQQVLTVSGDRTGTVSSM, from the exons ATGAAGCCAGACCTTAATCCAATAAACATCATTATTTTGGTGATCAACAGCCTCGGCCTTATTTTGACAGTACCGGCCATCTGTGGACTGTTCACTGTG GTGCGAAATGATCATGTTGTTCCGATCTACGTCATCAACCTCCTCATCTCTGACCTCATCCAGATCTGCTACATGATCGTGTTGGAAGTAGACCCTGAGAACTATCATAAAAACATCAACCCtatgatttttatatttgatgTGATGGCCCGTGCTGGCTTCATGATGTGTGTGGCCCTGGAAAG gtATTTGGTCATCGCCTGGCCACATTGGTACCAATTCAAACGAAGTgtcacagtgtctgtgctgaTTTCTCTCATAGTCTGGCAGTGTCCTTTTATCCCTTACTTAATTGGTTCTCTTTCATCTTACACATCCATCATCATCGTCACCTTTTTCCTCCTTCCCCTCCCTGTGTTCGTCTTCTCCCTGGTTGGAACCCTCAAATCTCTGTCTGCTGCCATCTCAGTCTCCTCTGAGGAGAAACGACAAatagtgggagctgtggttttggtCCTGTGTAGTTACAcgctgtctgtgtttgtcatcattttcttcttctttcttggAGGCAATCCTGCCCTTTCTCTTGTCTTTGCAATTTGCAGCTCGTTCAGTCCCCTCCTAGACTTGgtcctgtatgttttcatgGGCAAAGGGGCCACAGACAAGCTGAGagctttgctgtgttgttgcaggaAGGAAACCCAACGACCAAAGCAGCAGGTCCTGACTGTGAGTGGTGACAGAACAGGGACAGTCAGCTCCatgtga
- the LOC113132027 gene encoding G-protein coupled receptor 4-like: MKPDLNPINIIILVINSLGLILTVPAICGLFTVVRNDHVVPIYVINLLISDLIQICYMIVLEVDPENYHKNINSMIFILDVMARAGFMMCVALERYLVIAWPHWYQFKRSVTTSVLISLIVWLCPFVAFIMYIFRRGMYVFTTIFFPFPVIVFSLVGTLKSLSAAISVSSEEKRQIVGAVVLVLCSYMLLSVSVIIFFLFLWDNPALSLVFAICSSFSPLLDLVLYVFMGKGATDKLRALLCCCRKETQRPKQQVLTVSGDRTGTVSSM, translated from the exons atgaaGCCAGACCTTAATCCAATAAACATCATTATTTTGGTGATCAACAGCCTCGGCCTTATTTTGACAGTACCGGCCATCTGTGGACTGTTCACTGTG GTGCGAAATGATCATGTTGTTCCGATCTACGTCATCAATCTCCTCATCTCTGACCTCATCCAGATCTGCTACATGATCGTGTTGGAAGTAGACCCTGAGAACTATCATAAAAACATCAACTCTATGATTTTTATACTTGATGTGATGGCCCGTGCTGGCTTCATGATGTGTGTGGCCCTGGAAAG gtATTTGGTCATCGCCTGGCCACATTGGTACCAATTCAAACGAAGTGTCACAACCTCTGTGCTAATTTCTCTCATAGTCTGGCTGTGTCCTTTTGTTGCTTtcataatgtacatttttagaCGTGGAATGTACGTCTTCACCACCATTTTCTTTCCCTTCCCTGTGATCGTCTTCTCCCTGGTTGGAACCCTCAAATCTCTGTCTGCTGCCATCTCAGTCTCCTCTGAGGAGAAACGACAAatagtgggagctgtggttttggtCCTGTGTAGTtacatgctgctgtctgtgtccgtcatcattttcttcctctttctttggGACAATCCTGCCCTTTCTCTTGTCTTTGCAATTTGCAGCTCGTTCAGTCCCCTCCTAGACTTGgtcctgtatgttttcatgGGCAAAGGGGCCACAGACAAGCTGAGagctttgctgtgttgttgcaggaAGGAAACCCAACGACCAAAGCAGCAGGTCCTGACTGTGAGTGGTGACAGAACAGGGACAGTCAGCTCCatgtga